TCTATGACATGACATAATCAGTGTCATTACtcgcaatatttttatattactgttaTTATAAGTGTGCCCAAAGAAGCATGGACTAGTCGGACTATTGCACAAGGAGTGTCAGGTTAATGTCTGATTGCGAATATGCAAGTCAACTCGGAGCACGTACACTCACTGGTCTCGGCTGTGAGACGCAACGCTTGCCCAATCTCCaagttatttcatataattgctCCTTAGCCGCTGCCTATACGAATAACTAGAACACGAAATAAAACACTGTCTCAATTCGTTcatgttacaaaataataatattaaaaaatgtatgtatgtaatgcacagtaatatttcatagttttcaaattgtagacgattttttgttaaagacaGAAGAAAGAGCTTTTATTGTTGAACATTAAGTGaatattcgttttaaaaaaaactattgtttattcAGCGAGCCATCTTAGTCACATGataactatttagtaatcaGTGGTTATATGCCAAGTAATATGCGACCGCAACAAAAAGTTGTCGAACGGAAAACCTCTTCGCTTGGGGTAACCAACCTCGTACAAAGCCAAAATAATATGTCTGTCTTTATACATTCAAAAGACGGCTTCACGATTATCTACGTGATCGAAATCGAACAATCAATccaacattataatttatatgacgAAACGATACGCGTATCTGCGTTTAATTTACGtcggtatataaaaaaataaagtgttcATTAGAAaggttaaataaacaaaacaaaggaCGAGAGTATGTATCATACTGACAGGTATGCAATACGCACTTCACAAAATAACTACGTAgctatgttaataattatgcatATACATACAAGTATTGACAGTGCAAATTATTTGAAACCCGGCGTCcaagtaaacaaacatttaccgttcaatatttaaaaattgtaacttTGAAGGTCTTCCTGAACAATTGTTTACCGACAGTCatcttacttatatttttaagttccTGCACTattgaaaaagtttattaaccactaaatgtttttattgaaataataataaagttacagTGCCAACAATTAAGCagtgtgtaattttataactctCGATTTTGTtctcttttaaattaacaataaaaattggcCTTAACATTGAATACGCATCGCAAAGTTACCATAGTGGAATAGTCGTGCGTTGATATGACATTgattgtaaaatgaaaaagtcACAATTTCCTTTGTTGTGTAGATATATGTTTAGCAGAAAACCGGATCCAGATATTTATCATACAAACCTCGGTCAACTGTTATCAGCGTCAGATAAGGAATGTCGATACTTTTGTGTCTATATTAGCTCAACTAATCGTGTTTTCTTGTCAACAACATCCTTTAAGATtcattaagataaaaatatgattattattatttttttgaaaaatatttagattttaatagaGTTGTAAagttctaaatatttaaagaataaaacatttataatatttaattgacttTATTGCTCCGTtgttttttaaccgatttggcGTGAttatcttgtgtttgattatgGAATTGTTGTCATTAGGATGTGGAATGGTACCACCGCCCCAGACCTTTTTGATAGAAAAGTATAAcccatataattttgtttctgaTACAcaacatagtttaaaatatatttttatgaaatactttaAGGCATATACATTTGTAAACATTATGCGTGTACAAGCCTACATTATAGCTTCTTAATATcagttatttgtatttattaacccAACGTGATATAGTAGGTATGTGTATTAAAGCAAATAGCTAAAATGAtttgtaatatacataaacacaCTAACTGCATAATCGCACAGCCTTGAGAAGTGGTTTTCTCTAAGACTTTATTATTCTGAATTCTGACGGTAATGTATTGTATGTGTAAATCTTCCGCATGTAATATAGGTCGATGTTTATATAGGTTTataagaacatttatttatcataccTTATTGTTAACATAATACGTCATTGACTCGGCAATGTCAACGCACGCGATTTGCAATCTGTGACCTTTTTTTCTTGACACACTTTTTGATAAATCATTTGgccaaaaaataaagataagcaTTGACAGATGACTCCACTGCATGGCACGCACGAATTttgtaaacttatttaatatacacattAAACGCGCCTTACATTATCTATATGCAGTCTTATGATTAATCGtatgtatttagtttattttatataataatatattcatgttAATATACACACTTTCAAAGGGTTACTGGTGCTTAACGCCGAAGGTAAACTTTAATATCAGGTTATTTAATAAGACGGGCACTGACAGTGGGTCGGTAACCTCTAAACCGGACTAGCGATGAAGAAACTGCAATCGCCCTTAACGACTGGAatacgttaaaattaaaaacctcaACACACGCTCAAATTTTTGCTATGACAGTATTAAGTCAGGACTTAATTCTAAATCTTAAagcgtttttataaatatattcatcgttatcttcaaaaacttttttgtaatttatgaaaaataactgAATGCAGAATATTTGTATCTACTATATCACATTCAACCAGAGGTAGACCTAGCAATAGCTATCCCAATGCTATTCCTGGAAAACTATCTAACAATGAGGGTAAACACTATAATCACGCTAGATAACACATCGTCAACACGATATAGACTAGAGGAAGCGATAATGTTCCCGAGTCcatagtttattaatatccGCTGATGTCACCGTAGGGCGCTGATAACGCTATCGTGTTACGATATGCGTTGCCCTTTGACATTGTCCTAATGCCCATCTCTGTATCTTTCCTTTCCCACCTCTCTTTGCGCTTGTTATGTAATCATTTTGTTATCCATAAAGAAGCTGCCTAAGTaactatactatattttttaaaatgattggtttaattatacatatattatatataatactttttaccaaatttcaacggAACATAAATCGAAAATATCTCTAATATCTCTAACCATAAGCAATGATTACAgatgatatatatttcttttactttatGTAATACATAGTTAATGTTTGATTCGCAGTGATCAGTAATTACATTTTGCGCTTTAATTTGAACCTATGAAAGTAATGcgattttacaaattacatgCAAGTCACTGGactttataagaaaatatatccGGTTTAGTTTCTCTCATACCCTATAATATTCATGAAAGTGGCCAAGCTTTCTAATAAATAGAGACCTctagcaattattattttgcatataCCTATCATGTACTTTTCGTTAAAGATAACGTTTTGTGCATTCCAGTAGAGACCACCAGCTAATTGATTACAAGgcatattatcaattaatttctttcaacCTTCATTAATTGTCCTTTTGAACTTATAGATAgccaatacatttattatcgctatgcaatatttattctCAATAGTTCattgtgtttaaatatctctaaggtgaaataatattgtaacttTGACACAAATGTGGTTTGTGGCACCGCAATTTGATAATGACCAAAATAGAAGTAACTTTAATATGTCGTAGAATTCAAGAAAATAACAACACTGGAACATTTTCAAACATTTCCATCTGCCAACGTCCAATAGAACTGTTgcgtaaaaacaaacaagcttaactcttccatatttaaattgttacagAGTAGGCAggtgttacatacatacataggctacatcaaaaaacattcaaacacaattaaaaaattcgaaCCTGCTAACAAATTAAATCAGAGTTTAAAATTGTACTCACAAGTGCCAATGCGCTCTCAGGATACCATTTGCAGGGACGCAAAAATATGGTGAGAATCTCGTCATCTTCACCAAAATATATgtctttgttttctttaagtAACTCCTTGAGTCTTTCAAGAGCCTCTCTTACTCTTTCTGGTGTCTCTCTCAGCTCCTTTTCGGCTATAGCTTTAGTTTCAGGTGACAGCTCCACATTTCGTTCAAGCCTAAATTCATTTGACGTCATTTTGGTAGCGGTACCTACaataatgaaacatatttataacttaaagtagtttttaataaataaataataaacgtttattgAATAGATGacattaattagtttaatttctGCTTCGATCTAAGACGAAATTAgcacataatattaaactcgATAGATGAATGTCGGTCACGGTTATATTGCCATTTCGTTTTCAGTAATAATTAGGTACGTAGTATTGTCACTAGATTTCTATGGAAAACAATTATAGAACGCCTTGTTTAAAGAGAGTATAGTTATCAGTTgcattaataaacatttgttgtGTATTCGTACAAgaagcttttgtatttttcagtatatagttgaaatatattaattacttgcGGTCAGCCCCGGATTCGCTCGTGGTAtacatatagccttcctcaataaatgggctatctaacactgaaagaatttttcaaatcggaccagtagtttctgagattagtgcgttcaaacaaacaaacaaactaactcctcagttttataatattagtatagctAAGAGTATTATTGAATCCTTTttggttaataaaatacatatatcctATCATGTCGACATAATTAAGAAAGttacaaaagaaattaaatacgtttGTATTCAAATCAACATTTTGTCATCAATATAATCCAATATTGACATCAGGAAGCCTGATGTGAACTCTATGAGATTAACCATCCTGAGTGGGTTTAAGAAGTTATTTATGCATAATAACCATTGCGTCAATTGATTTTAGTTGACAATGGTAACATAGCAAggtctatatttatattctagaCACGTTTACGTTCGATTCGCTAAACTGACCCAACACCAAACATAAATTGTAGGTACATTGATtgctactaaaatatatagaattcaATTGAATACTGctttcaataacaataaaatataatgccaTATCCTTtttactagtattatatagaataattgTAGTTATTTCGCTTAATTTCGTGACTGACTACTctctaatattaaatgtacggGAGTGGTCTGGTTACAGTTAACGTTATTACCCACTTTTCAGCAAGTGTAAAGTGCAAATTATGTCCAGCCCTAAAAACATAggtattatgaaatttaatgcctaaatatatcaatttcttaaatattatcgGTTATTATAATGTGGTAcggtatttatataacataatgtttttaGTGTTCATTCAACTTTACACGAGGCAGTAAGTGTATTGCGGTGtgccaaataaacaatatgcatttcattatatttacctaATCGAGTCAAGCTggcaacaataataaattataatgttacgcaattatattttaatttcaattaattaagataacCAGGTGTATTGGCAAGCACCAATTgctctaaaaatatattgtcgtCAACCTGATAAGGATTCGTATCAatcttattttgttatttttaagaaagaaGCGTGTAGTTTATCGTATATAAgacgtataatatataaagcgtaatataatactatactagcttttATGAAATAGTTCATAATGTATAGGTACGCTATGTTGaagaacagtttttttttcactttcatTTACATTGGCGTATGTAAGGACAACATCAACAATACATCGCTTACCATTCACGCAACACTctattaatgaaattgttaatttgttattaaagcaTTATCTAGCTGTACACAAAGAGACAAatccaataaataaacgtacacatatataatttacattttatatatataaacaaaccgAGCACAACACAAGGGGACGAAAAGTTTACATTCCGATTTAATCACATGTATAAATCAACAGAATATTGTGAAAAACACTAACCTCACACGCGTAGTGGAAACTCACGCGCCGGTGAAAACAACAAAGGGCGGGAAATCGATCGTGCAACGCGCGAAAGAGTAGAGCGAATGCGCGTGCGCGCTGCGCCGCCGCAGTTTTATAGACACCTGATAACGCAGTCGCTTTGTGCCCCGAGGGCCGGTCTGTTAGCGCCTCTTTGTGGAAGAGGTCGAAAATGTGTGCGGCTTGATAACACTGCGACAAAAGCCTTCGACTAAACACTTCAATATGGGCATAACATAATCCTAcctacacaatattatatgggcataacagtttttaattttattttattattaataacaatattccGAAGTATGAAATAACTTATTCAGTTCCAAAActtacaatttgttttaactaaataaacaaatatttaaacaacaattacaataacaaatgatTTTGATATGACAAGACACTTATTACCCTTATTAATAACGAAACGCACAGATTATATTCTGGAGgaacttaaaatattgtaaaggtatttattacataaaagtcaattttaatccataattaatcaaaataattttttatgtcccTAATTGAGTACAaggtcaatatttttataatacgttagtagtaaaaaaaaacagacttgctatataaaccttttttaattttagaactACGGGAGTAAAATAATACGTCGTCACAGTTAACAATTCATCACATCtgacaattgtttattttaatccaCCCTCAAGCAACAATGTACATTGTACATGTTAAAAGTTATGAATACGTATTACTGAGGGCAAAGTACAAAGCTCTatctatattacatattagatTTCTATATTGAATTACTCATAGCGATAACAAAAACATGAAACATGCAAAATGTATACGCaacgaaaacaatttaaacttacaacaatttttctcgccttaattttattttgagtttgggtatattttgtgttttgccaatttaataattttgtaatttactcGACATTGACCGGATCTTACTTTCTTGACCTgtgaatcaaaatatttattttaatctattcttacaaaataaggtgtaaacattgtttttctcttttaatttttagttttagaaaataaaatgcttaacaaatgaaaaaaaaaccatattaTATCCATCCAACTAAcatcttaatttataattgcgACCTTCTACAAATTCTGCAATATGGCCGCATATTGTTCAATCTTCCACGTATAAAAGTACAGAGAGGgaatatgtaggtacatgaAGATGGTCCTGGAatgtgtattgtattatagGTAAAAGCAAAAGGTGCTGTATATATCTGTCAgtaggtatgtatgtatttacaatCGCGTTATTAGAggacaaagaaaaaataatcgaATTTGTAAACCTTCTACgttcataaatacataaaggAATTGAAGGGATATTTAATCACGCTTTTCgcgttataacaatataagaaAGTAATGTAACCATACTCATactcatacatttattttttcaattagacttcttatagaagcacttttgaaacgtcatattacacatttaccatttctatttatctttGAATCTGTAATAGAAGCTAACTCTTGGTGTTAACCGTAACGGTGATACATCACTGCCTTAGTTATTGGGCATTCTGTTAGTTTTTGACCagattttgtttaaatctacatataatttttgccCGATTCGGATTTCTCAAATTCAGTTTGCGTAACAGTTACTAGGGAAGATACGAAAGGTTTTTCTGAAAATCACATTTCTTAAGAAATTTCATTCATGAACCACTGTTATTTAGTagcatattttttgaaaatgcatttcaattatataattgctaCGGCAAAGCGAAGGATGCGGGATTGAATACTGTctcaaaatagattttttcaattctttaaaatgttcaaatacTAAGTTCTGGAAACGAATGTAATAAAAGTCAATacgcataaaatcaaaatagctCGTATATTTCCACACAATCAATCTATATCGGCAACTGAAGTATCAGCTGTTCCACTCGCTTCTTCATCATCAGTGTCCATTTCATCGCCGCTGCTCCCTTgctgcaataaataaattcattgtataaattaaactgattattatttaaacaccaattcttatttttaacgattttCTTTGACTTCCACTACATTTGTCTTTTCTACCTAAATTCTGATTTAATAGTTATTCTGCTAATCAGGGCAGAAACATACCCAACAAATCGAAACTCGACGTCCTTgtgttataaatagtttaacttACTCGATTTATAATGtgggttttaaaaaaattgaggcATTAACACTGACACGTGGGTTGGACAAACTAACCTATTGGAAGGGGTGAGGATATCTACGATAATTGTATCCAGATTATTTTGGCGctattattgtgtaatttatttttctacctCTCACCAGTTTCTAAAGGTTATCCGGTCGAGATCGCGATAGACGATGAGACCGCCTTTTGtgccatattttattttctatttgttataactttgataaaaaaagaatagaatAGTGCCCACTCATCATCGTCagcctattttattttccaacCGCAGGGGGACAGGcgtcctatgagggttcagggtAAAATCCACCAGTTGGCCCACTGCGGGTTGGCAAATAACACATATCGtcaaacttttaattcttggacttgccggtttcctcacgatgttttccttcaccgtatcaattattgaatttgagtccgaggtcctcaccaatGAGTCACCACCAGTGCAGTctcattatttacaattagcAACTAGACTAGACCTACAAACACGCTGAAAAATTGTCGGAAGCAAACCTCTACCTGCACGTCAGCCAGGCAGGTATATTAGTTGGATTGAAAACCAATAATACACAACTTTGCATCCGTTTTACTTAGAATCTGCTGATTGTGGGTATTTGAGCCAGAATAGGATTTTTTGGAAGATAAAGCGTGTTTGgctacatattatgtacattgtaaattttacaatataaattaacaagaaTCCAAAAACGCCCGTGACCTCTCtctcatatataaatttagtattgaataatttaataatatgactgTACGTTATCTTTTCAAAAATGATACCATCATGTGGATAATTGCgtcagtatttttattttttatttaatgctcagtattattttaaattcaattatttttaatactatttataaccCAGTGAAATCTTTCGCGTAGGTAAATTCGCTAACACAATGGTAATATGtaaagtaacaattaatttaaaaaaatgagttTGAACTTGATTAAATGTTgcactatttataaatcaaggAAACCCGAACCGATTTAGTGCTCTTTGATTTATTGGATATGTCTgcggataatttttttttaatatgtgctTTACTATATATTTGCTGTGCTTCTGCTTGTGGTCAAAGAAAAATCCCACGACAATGAGCGGCCTATATCACTTTCTAGCCTCCTATCTCCAGAAACAAGAATACTTACATTCGCTTCGTTACGACGCGAAAAAAAGACAATGAAATCAACAAATTTTCTCATGTCTACTCTTATTGTAAGGAAAAGAACACTTACCTCAAGTTTGAGTTCCGCAGACTTATTTTCTAATACTGCCtgtttgatatatttgaatatgataTCGCGACACCTTTGAGCTGTGTCGGGTGCGAGCCAACCCCTCTTGGGGTGGCAGAGGTAGCCCGTTGGAGGCTCGACGGACAGTATTTCTTGAACCTCCGGCACTTGTATATCACaatactgaaaattaaatctcAGTAATTGGAGATGTATGAAGATCCAGtgattttaaaagtatgtaaCACGTTTCGATAAAAGTCAattgaagtattttttataaaaatttagtatAGAACTATTAAAGTTTATAGTAATTTGACTGTATATGGATGTAAGTATCATATTCGGTatcttttctattataatattagaagacAGATATTCAGGTTTATTCTAAActcttatttttacattatatcattgtaaataaattaacagcgATATTTAAGGCACCGTAGCTAATAGTTTATCGCACTTTGGAAGCCACGGCATTTGAAAGTCGTAATCATTCACATAaccataaatcataattagaaatattttccatGTGTAGCTACATACATCAATGATCATAAAAtttgtacttataataaataattaaaatttatctccttattgttatgtaatatactaaaaatagcaaattgcagttactatttattatcttttgatGAGTTCATCAGTGATCGGACACCAGGATACATCTAGCAGTCATAACCGTGTTTATTTCTAATAGACAATCAAATTGTATAAAGCTATCCACAGATTATTAGTgaacaaatatttagtttCGAAAAGCAAAGACTTTTATTATAGCCTAGCTAGCTACAATTTGAATTCTTATCTCTTGAATGTTCCCCCGCAAACCATAGGATATATAGTCATTtaggtatataatttactatatacggtaattttatattatctatacaatTTACAGTTATTTAATTGACAATGGAATACAACAATCACTAAATGGTTTATCATTTTTGCgtgttattgtaataataatgatatgtcGAAATTTTGCTTCTATAGACATGGGACAGAAGAAGTTTGTAATAATTCTCAATATAACTTctaaatttctttttctatagAGAAAAAATATCGTTTAATTTGGTTCACGCATCTAAAAGCGTATAATTCATGATATTGACgtgtttctaataaaattatggatGTCGTCATGCaccgaaaatataaaataataaaatatggcaacttcaattcaaattttaactttCACTATTCGATTCTTCAtcgattatttcaattactcaaatgatttaaaaaatttactctTGTAAATACTAcaccatataatatatctgCCGTTGAGGAGGAATCGTAAAAGGCTTGAAGTACACCGACCCTTCAGGTATGTGCTCTTCTGCGGAAGACTCGTCTAACGGCACTTTCTTGAAACTTCGTTCTCTTCTTGAAGTCACTTGATCGTATGTAACTATGGAAAATATAGCCATTAATACCTTACCTTGGTTAAGTCAAATGttgattataacatattatacaatttttagtgtggattttttttttatattacatttaattcaatgtacctacttaatttttttattctatttatttcaagaTACTATCTGAactattactataaataaatatgaataaaatggaACCGTTATAAAGAATTAGaacttatatatgtttaaatgtatatatatctctGACCTTATCATCTTAACCTTTGAAGAAATTCTAAGTAttcatcataatttataaaaaaattaaaataaaaatgtcaatgaAAACATAGCAACTACAataaacttcaaaataaatgcatagtgcagattttaaaatacctgCATGTCTCAGCCTAAAATCAAGGGTTTGGTAAAATCTAGCTTGTGGCTCTTTCCGTGGGTCGtagccaaatttcatccaagaCATTTTCCATGGCCCAGTTCTATTATGCAATCCCAGACACGGCAAGATAATTTTCAATGatgccatttttatttttgtgtgatgttttatatgattataagaCCATATTGGACGCTCTTCGAACatctacaataaaacattaagaagtagtattatttactttaacaaGCAATTCtcaaataagaattattttaaaagtgttaCAAAGAATGCAATATTGactgataattaaaaactaaactgcaaagtaaatatttatttctgtatgtaCATAGAAACcggaaaatgaaaaaaattaaatggaatgtatcaaaacaatatgtatgtgcaaataaaaaacaaatacatacatatataataattatatacataccttTTTCACAGTCTCAAACTCTTGCTCTAGCTGAGGATTTCCAACGATCTTACTATTCTTGACTTCTATAAAATACTCATGAGGTTCAGTTGGCAGTTCATCAGTTAAATTAAACTGATATTTTGGTATTGGCACTCCTCGCTCTGTCCTCATTTTGTGTACTTCATCCCTATCACCAAGCACATCCTCATTTTTGGCAACATAGCTCCTTTTGTCAGTGTAATAGTAGTTGATGGGCTTGTCAAATCTTATGAAACTTCCCGGGACAATGTATAGTGGTGAAGGCTGTCTGGAATTATaactttatgaattaaaaaattgtgagtGTTATGTAAAGACCTCAAACAATTgagtatttgtattataattccCTACTAATCGCTACTTTTACCATAAATGTAGATTACTTTCGTATGGGTTATATGGCATGACTATTCCATAGTTAAAGGACATCCTCATATATTGTATAAGATTTTTCTTCCTAATTGATgagagaaaatatatatttcacatttaataaTGCTTACTatgattgataataataaaacacaaaagtaaataatatcatacagTGTAGGTATAATACTATCCTTTTTATGTAACCAATTGATTGAGATTAAGTAGactaaattgtatatatatagtgtttTTAATAGACTCCATTTCAATCAATCTGTTACAAAgtcactattattatttattactattactataaaaatgtgCTTATGATTATGAgaagcttatattaaaaaaatctctgagaataataaaattactgcCAGGAGGTACTTTGTAGATAATAACCTTGAGAAAATTTAGTACCTATATTTATCGAAAATCTTGGTTGGTCTACAAGAATGCAACTTTTAACATTGTATGGCAGAGATAGTTAGCTGCACAAAATGCTCACCTATGTCTGTGTGTACCGGGTCAAAAGCCCGAACAAAATGGTTATTATCCTTTTTTAAGGCTTTTAGGAGTGATAACATAACAGAGACACAGATAGAGATGGTTTCCTGTTTCAAAATAAGCATGgattttaatacattgttttattcaatggAATCAAATGTTTTGCACattttcaacataaaatatagaaacacATAAAACACAGGATGTACTTACTCCATAAACTTCAAATCATCTAGTCCAGATGGTATTATATCCTCCAGCGCACATTCAGGTTTACCagtgtttgtgttttttaatggtaaatattgaaaatcacAGATGGCTGAAACCAATTTATATCTCTGTAagtataagtaattaaaacaaaactgatattaataaatttcatacgcAAAATGATTGTCCTTActgtcaaatttataaattttcttcacATGACCCAGCACAGACGTGTCTACAActtcagtttttatatttccctTATCTCGAAACTTCTTAACCTTGACTTTAAGAAGTACACCTGCTGTGGCTTTAGCATCAGCGTTAGCTGTCTTAATTAGGGGATTTTCTGGATTAAATGACAATGCAAGTTGCTTTTTGGATGGCTGTGCACATATCTagaaaacgattttatttaaaaaatatatgtaagttatagttctgttattttcaataacatttgcgaaactttttttgtaattcc
The Zerene cesonia ecotype Mississippi chromosome 1, Zerene_cesonia_1.1, whole genome shotgun sequence DNA segment above includes these coding regions:
- the LOC119840878 gene encoding general transcription factor 3C polypeptide 5; this translates as MDVKQEHNRELTCILFPGIVKNEEKAVQCLGGIKTISQICAQPSKKQLALSFNPENPLIKTANADAKATAGVLLKVKVKKFRDKGNIKTEVVDTSVLGHVKKIYKFDTICDFQYLPLKNTNTGKPECALEDIIPSGLDDLKFMEQPSPLYIVPGSFIRFDKPINYYYTDKRSYVAKNEDVLGDRDEVHKMRTERGVPIPKYQFNLTDELPTEPHEYFIEVKNSKIVGNPQLEQEFETVKKMFEERPIWSYNHIKHHTKIKMASLKIILPCLGLHNRTGPWKMSWMKFGYDPRKEPQARFYQTLDFRLRHAVTYDQVTSRRERSFKKVPLDESSAEEHIPEGSVYFKPFTIPPQRQIYYMYCDIQVPEVQEILSVEPPTGYLCHPKRGWLAPDTAQRCRDIIFKYIKQAVLENKSAELKLEQGSSGDEMDTDDEEASGTADTSVADID